In one window of Haloprofundus halophilus DNA:
- a CDS encoding DUF7405 family protein yields MDPATGPGVEGLAANPRSDRLPDRQFAQGEYLPTDDSGNELQARYRRVLLLDLRRDPSVEDARTVERAMRTLEAAYDWHHEGLFHALAWGTNYFERIDELSRVPVSPPQVLSRTDEPNLQSFDAALVLESDLPSNLAAAENALFGSRSRIGGEPVDHRLGDVFRVRGRRTGFLGEGLPAEHADAEGVPGDALTGEEQMFMGFFSGRKRTQPSEESVAIPEGRFVDGTTMHLSRLTVNLRDWYGALTERERIQRMFSPEFTEDDVANLTDDVPFSDRVREHARDHDVVGHHEKVAQVRRDDTDEPLVLRRDFNTVDGGKPGVHFVAFQRKLDDFRRTRKAMNGWYVRDDSPAITDREHNGILNFVRVTSRANFYVPARNDRSFPLL; encoded by the coding sequence TTGGACCCGGCGACCGGCCCCGGCGTCGAGGGACTCGCCGCCAACCCGCGGAGCGACCGCCTCCCGGACCGCCAGTTCGCGCAGGGCGAGTACCTCCCGACCGACGACTCGGGCAACGAGTTGCAGGCTCGGTACCGCCGCGTGCTCCTCCTCGACCTGCGTCGAGACCCCTCGGTCGAAGACGCACGAACCGTCGAGCGTGCGATGCGGACGCTCGAAGCGGCGTACGACTGGCACCACGAGGGACTGTTCCACGCGCTGGCGTGGGGGACGAACTACTTCGAGCGTATCGACGAACTCTCGCGCGTCCCCGTCTCGCCGCCGCAGGTGCTGTCGCGGACGGACGAACCGAACCTCCAGTCGTTCGACGCCGCGCTCGTCTTGGAGAGCGACCTGCCGTCGAACCTCGCGGCCGCCGAGAACGCGCTGTTCGGTTCCCGGAGCCGAATCGGAGGCGAACCGGTCGACCACCGCCTCGGCGACGTGTTCCGCGTCCGCGGCCGCCGGACCGGCTTCCTCGGCGAGGGGCTCCCGGCCGAACACGCCGACGCCGAGGGCGTCCCCGGCGACGCGCTGACCGGCGAGGAGCAGATGTTCATGGGCTTCTTCTCGGGGCGCAAGCGGACCCAACCGAGTGAAGAGAGCGTCGCCATCCCGGAGGGGCGGTTCGTCGACGGGACGACGATGCACCTCAGTCGGCTGACGGTGAACCTCCGCGACTGGTACGGCGCGTTGACCGAGCGGGAGCGCATCCAGCGGATGTTCTCGCCGGAGTTCACCGAAGACGACGTGGCGAACCTCACCGACGACGTCCCGTTCTCCGACCGGGTCCGCGAACACGCCCGCGACCACGACGTCGTCGGCCACCACGAGAAAGTCGCGCAGGTCCGCCGCGACGACACCGACGAACCGCTGGTGCTCCGGCGCGACTTCAACACCGTCGACGGCGGGAAGCCCGGCGTCCACTTCGTCGCCTTCCAGCGGAAACTCGACGACTTCCGGCGGACGCGCAAGGCGATGAACGGCTGGTACGTCCGCGACGACAGTCCGGCGATAACCGACCGCGAACACAACGGCATCCTCAACTTCGTCCGCGTCACTTCGCGGGCGAACTTCTACGTCCCCGCGCGGAACGACCGCTCGTTCCCGCTGCTTTGA
- a CDS encoding TorD/DmsD family molecular chaperone encodes MDDAAVYDARLELLDFVVEVFWDVPDESLLSNLLGDGLQLPDAEVNESLDEGFDLLRQFVADNEGRDPAAVRDDLAREYTRVFVGPRPPVLAHETYYRADTDFIGEGLARVEASYGAAGWKPPEEYGEENDFIAVELAFLRYLVERQYHGAEEAFGYERVFLDEHLSAWHEAFVDDVLDETEEPLFRAAALVFDGLVEFEDELVAQMVS; translated from the coding sequence ATGGACGACGCCGCCGTCTACGACGCCCGCCTCGAACTGCTGGACTTCGTCGTCGAGGTGTTCTGGGACGTCCCCGACGAGTCGCTCCTCTCGAACCTGCTCGGCGACGGCCTCCAGCTGCCGGACGCGGAGGTGAACGAGTCGTTGGACGAGGGGTTCGACCTGCTTCGACAGTTCGTCGCCGACAACGAGGGCCGCGACCCGGCGGCGGTCCGCGACGACCTGGCGCGAGAGTACACGCGGGTGTTCGTCGGACCGCGTCCGCCCGTCCTGGCGCACGAGACGTACTACCGCGCGGACACCGACTTCATCGGCGAGGGGCTCGCGAGAGTCGAAGCCAGTTACGGCGCCGCCGGTTGGAAACCCCCCGAGGAGTACGGCGAGGAGAACGACTTCATCGCCGTCGAACTCGCGTTCCTGCGCTACCTCGTCGAACGACAGTACCACGGGGCCGAGGAGGCGTTCGGCTACGAACGCGTCTTCCTCGACGAGCATCTGTCCGCGTGGCACGAGGCGTTCGTCGACGACGTGCTCGACGAGACGGAGGAACCGCTGTTCCGGGCGGCGGCGCTCGTCTTCGACGGTCTCGTCGAGTTCGAAGACGAACTCGTCGCGCAGATGGTCTCGTAG
- a CDS encoding hydrogenase iron-sulfur subunit, whose protein sequence is MNVGAFVCSCGDTCDIDLERARDGVRDVDVVASSTLLCEDGLPAMAQLVDEYELDQLLVTAPDSGCQRRFRALAEEKGLHPEATSFVDHRAGAGWVHERDAATDKTARLLNARRAGLEHEAATRTVTGEAGDAVVVVGDAETAAALADSAEVTLVADGRDFHGVDADLSDVTVERGRVVGVEGEFGEFEVTLRAEVTEDCVSCMKCVKEGPGGMLTRYPVDVDPEAPGGEWEECCPTDAIDRSGVERTIDADQVVSPDSPSVARGGRLGFYTGPVDAGTVAAVESLLGGVTKPKYLDLELDVCAAGESSQRGCTACTDACPHDAVRRPTVDSVEFDEVACQDCGACTSACPTGATMLREPSNERLAREVEALLDVEEQGGGWLFSRGEKGIETPVIAFVCSERAADALRAYGRRAASGTDLTYPPILPVSVNCTDTVGEAHVLHALAAGADGVAIVGCGDSCLHSGPDPKAELVERLNRATADLGLGERVGFFAPGPDDHESFVEAVEGFVDGLSETPVPAGEHRATGVVRDDKPNPAFNTHDWALESVRAIVDRADPDRDVIRGLETFGLMAVSDACNLTPTCSTLCPTDAIRRTADGDLQFSHEDCVNCGLCEEGCPETAITIETGLDLSRLPERNGGERWETVYEGEMAECVRCGKPFASRGSIEKVKGEVGDVVEGVAPNADASVFDYCGDCRAGLLFEHGGGR, encoded by the coding sequence ATGAACGTCGGCGCTTTCGTCTGCTCGTGCGGCGACACCTGCGACATCGACCTGGAACGCGCGCGAGACGGCGTCCGCGACGTGGACGTCGTCGCCAGTTCGACGCTCCTGTGCGAGGACGGCCTCCCCGCGATGGCGCAACTCGTCGACGAGTACGAACTCGACCAGTTGCTCGTCACCGCCCCGGATTCGGGCTGCCAACGGCGCTTCCGCGCGCTCGCGGAGGAGAAAGGCCTCCACCCGGAGGCCACCTCGTTCGTCGACCACCGCGCGGGCGCGGGGTGGGTTCACGAGCGCGACGCGGCCACGGACAAGACCGCTCGTCTGCTGAACGCGCGCCGCGCCGGACTCGAACACGAGGCGGCGACCCGAACCGTCACGGGCGAGGCCGGCGACGCCGTCGTCGTCGTCGGCGACGCCGAGACGGCCGCCGCGCTCGCAGACTCCGCCGAGGTGACGCTCGTCGCCGACGGTCGCGACTTCCACGGCGTCGACGCCGACCTCTCGGACGTGACCGTCGAACGCGGCCGCGTCGTCGGCGTCGAGGGCGAGTTCGGCGAGTTCGAGGTGACGCTCCGAGCGGAGGTGACGGAGGACTGCGTCTCCTGCATGAAGTGCGTGAAGGAGGGGCCCGGCGGGATGCTGACGCGCTACCCCGTCGACGTCGACCCCGAGGCTCCCGGCGGCGAGTGGGAGGAGTGCTGTCCGACCGACGCCATCGACCGCTCGGGCGTCGAACGAACCATCGACGCCGACCAGGTGGTCTCCCCCGACTCGCCCTCGGTCGCCCGCGGCGGCCGACTCGGCTTCTACACCGGCCCCGTCGACGCCGGAACCGTCGCGGCCGTCGAGAGTCTCCTCGGCGGCGTCACGAAACCGAAGTATCTCGACTTGGAGCTGGACGTCTGCGCCGCGGGCGAGTCGAGCCAGCGGGGCTGTACCGCCTGTACCGACGCCTGCCCCCACGACGCCGTCCGGCGACCGACCGTCGACTCCGTCGAGTTCGACGAGGTGGCGTGTCAGGACTGCGGCGCGTGTACGAGCGCCTGCCCGACAGGCGCGACGATGCTCCGCGAACCCTCGAACGAGCGCCTCGCCCGCGAGGTCGAAGCCCTTCTCGACGTCGAGGAGCAGGGCGGCGGTTGGCTGTTCAGCCGGGGTGAGAAGGGAATCGAGACGCCGGTTATCGCGTTCGTCTGTTCGGAGCGCGCCGCCGACGCGCTCCGCGCCTACGGCCGCCGCGCCGCCAGCGGTACCGACCTCACCTACCCGCCCATCCTGCCCGTCTCCGTGAACTGCACCGACACCGTCGGCGAAGCGCACGTGCTGCACGCGCTCGCTGCGGGGGCCGACGGCGTCGCCATCGTCGGCTGCGGGGACAGTTGTCTGCACTCCGGGCCGGACCCGAAAGCCGAACTCGTCGAGCGGCTGAACCGCGCGACGGCCGACCTCGGCCTCGGCGAGCGCGTCGGGTTCTTCGCGCCCGGCCCCGACGACCACGAGTCGTTCGTCGAAGCGGTCGAAGGGTTCGTCGACGGCCTCTCGGAGACGCCGGTTCCGGCGGGCGAACACCGCGCGACGGGCGTCGTCCGCGACGACAAGCCGAACCCGGCGTTCAACACCCACGACTGGGCGCTGGAGAGCGTTCGAGCCATCGTCGACCGCGCCGACCCCGACCGGGACGTGATTCGGGGGCTGGAGACGTTCGGACTGATGGCGGTGAGCGACGCGTGCAACCTCACGCCGACCTGTTCGACGCTCTGTCCGACCGACGCCATCCGGCGGACGGCCGACGGCGACCTACAGTTCAGCCACGAGGACTGCGTCAACTGCGGGCTCTGCGAGGAGGGCTGTCCGGAGACGGCCATCACCATCGAGACGGGGTTGGACCTCTCTCGACTCCCCGAGCGCAACGGCGGCGAGCGCTGGGAGACGGTGTACGAGGGCGAGATGGCCGAGTGCGTCCGCTGCGGGAAGCCGTTCGCCAGTCGGGGCTCCATCGAGAAGGTGAAAGGCGAAGTCGGCGACGTGGTCGAAGGCGTCGCGCCGAACGCCGACGCGAGCGTCTTCGACTACTGCGGGGACTGTCGCGCCGGGCTGCTGTTCGAACACGGAGGTGGCCGGTGA
- a CDS encoding formate dehydrogenase subunit alpha, with the protein MSTEPVSLDLDRRSFLKASALAGAVALGGGGAGQALAQSEEGETDGTDTEGELTKTICNFCAVGCGFRAERKGNAFVGQEPWHENPINNGSLCSKGAAIYGSEHSPKRLKHPLKKVDGEWRKISWSQAYDEIASELERIREEYGPDSTMWLGSAHHSNEEAYAFRKLASLYGTNNCDHQARICHSTTVAGLANTWGYGAMTNTINDYRNFDLNIIIGQNPAEAHPIAMQHILEGQRRGGTIASVDARFTKTSAHADHFYRIRPGTDVALMMGLMYYLREQDELDREMLNGRVNGWPDIDRNLDQYDLETVADITWISEEQIQELGDLVIENKPNVQIEWAMGGTQHNNGTQNIRSYALASLASGSAARSGGGLQVMRGHANVQGATDLAVASHILPGYYSVSSAGSWQYWADVWSQSPYTSGSISFRELYDRYDLMPSDQYARQDEYVNYDKSSNPDESSAAGPSDDEIDDSFPSERSMMFQNGLTVARWFDAALPQEQRLNETPIYQPNPVKAAFFWGHSANSISEMEQMRDGMDLLDLLVVVDVFPSLASVMADRSDGVIILPAASQYEHYRSLTNSHRSVQWSDPVRNPSHNTKPDLQIMQELADRLGFGDHFDWGTGPELYSGKSTYQDVLREINLGVRTIGYQQDPERLESQREYDWAFSTEDLKATQGPHEGEFWQLPWPCWGEGHPGTPIIWTDDLDPNEGGHDFRARWGTTAPNPQEWNEMTTPSQDYPLRATFDQQGEEGLNLLRDSFNPDWWNGSGPIRGVPQYPGFTTTLPEDLENADAPNLPTRYALDPTKSVLDAARDMNERFDWAEFDLDDYRPYDFKQPDPPTGRAKARAVAWNFLDPIPVHREPIESPRPDLVERWPANGQQRNFYRLDQDNATVQEDATRKAAENGFDVIMTTGRQVEHQGGGSESRSNIFLADLQPHMYAEITPNMAEELGVDGGDLVVVSTTDRGSILVKARVTNRPNDRETFLPFHWGGVWRGKSLEERYPDGTVPFALGDSVNLITSKGYDVETQMQETKAAMVKVRPATQELVDELNMGVDLSALEFPQDRDNVGTQKDFDVRDSKTVQ; encoded by the coding sequence ATGAGCACAGAACCGGTTTCGCTGGACTTGGACAGGCGGTCCTTCCTCAAGGCGAGCGCGCTCGCGGGTGCCGTCGCTCTCGGCGGGGGCGGTGCCGGACAGGCGCTCGCCCAGAGCGAGGAGGGTGAGACGGACGGCACCGACACGGAGGGGGAACTGACGAAGACGATCTGCAACTTCTGCGCGGTCGGTTGCGGCTTCCGCGCCGAACGGAAGGGCAACGCGTTCGTCGGACAGGAGCCCTGGCACGAGAACCCCATCAACAACGGGTCGCTCTGCTCGAAAGGGGCGGCCATCTACGGGAGCGAACACTCGCCGAAGCGGCTGAAACATCCGCTGAAGAAGGTCGACGGCGAGTGGCGGAAGATCTCCTGGTCGCAGGCGTACGACGAGATCGCGAGCGAACTCGAGCGCATCCGCGAAGAGTACGGCCCGGACAGCACGATGTGGCTCGGCAGCGCGCACCACTCCAACGAGGAGGCGTACGCGTTCCGGAAACTCGCGTCGCTGTACGGGACGAACAACTGCGACCACCAGGCGCGCATCTGCCACTCGACGACGGTCGCCGGCCTCGCGAACACGTGGGGCTACGGCGCGATGACGAACACTATCAACGACTACCGCAACTTCGACCTCAACATCATCATCGGGCAGAACCCCGCCGAGGCGCACCCGATTGCGATGCAGCACATCCTCGAAGGCCAGCGTCGCGGCGGCACCATCGCCTCCGTCGACGCGCGCTTCACGAAGACGTCGGCGCACGCCGACCACTTCTACCGCATCCGCCCGGGGACGGACGTGGCGCTGATGATGGGGCTGATGTACTACCTGCGCGAACAGGACGAACTCGACCGGGAGATGCTGAACGGACGGGTGAACGGCTGGCCGGACATCGACCGCAACCTCGACCAGTACGACCTCGAAACCGTCGCCGACATCACGTGGATAAGCGAGGAACAGATACAGGAGTTGGGCGACCTCGTCATCGAGAACAAGCCGAACGTCCAGATAGAGTGGGCGATGGGCGGCACCCAGCACAACAACGGGACGCAGAACATCCGGTCGTACGCGCTGGCGAGTCTCGCCTCCGGCAGCGCCGCCCGCAGCGGCGGCGGCCTGCAGGTGATGCGCGGGCACGCGAACGTCCAGGGGGCGACCGACCTCGCGGTTGCGAGCCACATCCTGCCGGGCTACTACTCGGTGTCGTCGGCCGGGTCGTGGCAGTACTGGGCCGACGTCTGGTCGCAGAGTCCGTACACGAGCGGCAGTATCAGCTTCCGCGAACTGTACGACCGCTACGACCTGATGCCGAGCGATCAGTACGCCCGACAGGACGAGTACGTCAACTACGACAAGTCGTCGAACCCCGACGAATCCAGCGCCGCGGGCCCGAGCGACGACGAAATCGACGACTCGTTCCCGAGCGAGCGCTCGATGATGTTCCAGAACGGGCTGACCGTCGCCCGGTGGTTCGACGCCGCGCTCCCGCAGGAACAGCGACTCAACGAGACGCCAATCTACCAGCCGAACCCGGTGAAGGCGGCGTTCTTCTGGGGCCACTCGGCGAACTCCATCAGCGAGATGGAGCAGATGCGCGACGGGATGGACCTGCTCGACTTGCTGGTCGTCGTCGACGTGTTCCCCTCGCTGGCGTCGGTGATGGCCGACCGCTCCGACGGCGTCATCATCCTCCCGGCGGCGAGTCAGTACGAACACTACCGTTCGCTGACGAACTCCCACCGGTCGGTGCAGTGGAGCGACCCGGTTCGCAACCCCTCGCACAACACGAAACCCGACCTGCAGATAATGCAGGAACTCGCCGACCGACTCGGCTTCGGCGACCACTTCGACTGGGGAACCGGCCCCGAACTGTACAGCGGCAAAAGCACGTATCAGGACGTGCTCCGGGAGATCAACCTCGGCGTTCGAACCATCGGCTATCAGCAGGACCCCGAGCGACTGGAGAGCCAGCGCGAGTACGACTGGGCGTTCAGCACCGAGGACCTGAAGGCGACCCAGGGGCCGCACGAAGGCGAGTTCTGGCAACTCCCGTGGCCCTGTTGGGGCGAGGGCCACCCCGGCACGCCCATCATCTGGACCGACGACTTAGACCCCAACGAGGGCGGCCACGACTTCCGCGCCCGGTGGGGGACGACCGCGCCGAACCCGCAGGAGTGGAACGAGATGACGACGCCCTCGCAGGACTACCCGCTCCGAGCGACGTTCGACCAGCAGGGCGAGGAGGGGTTGAACCTGCTTCGCGACTCGTTCAACCCCGACTGGTGGAACGGGTCGGGGCCGATTCGCGGCGTCCCGCAGTATCCCGGCTTCACGACGACGCTGCCCGAAGATTTGGAGAACGCCGACGCGCCGAACCTCCCGACGCGGTACGCGCTCGACCCGACGAAGTCGGTGCTCGACGCCGCGCGTGACATGAACGAGCGCTTCGACTGGGCGGAGTTCGACCTCGACGACTACCGCCCCTACGACTTCAAACAGCCGGACCCGCCGACGGGTCGGGCGAAGGCTCGCGCGGTCGCGTGGAACTTCCTCGACCCGATTCCGGTCCACCGCGAACCCATCGAGAGTCCGCGACCGGACCTCGTCGAGCGGTGGCCGGCGAACGGCCAGCAGCGGAACTTCTACCGCCTCGACCAGGACAACGCGACGGTCCAGGAAGATGCGACGCGGAAAGCCGCCGAGAACGGCTTCGACGTCATCATGACGACGGGACGGCAGGTCGAACACCAGGGCGGCGGCTCCGAGAGCCGCTCGAACATCTTCCTGGCGGACCTGCAACCGCACATGTACGCCGAGATAACGCCGAACATGGCCGAGGAACTCGGCGTCGACGGCGGTGACCTGGTCGTCGTCTCGACGACCGACCGCGGATCGATTCTCGTGAAGGCGCGGGTGACGAACCGCCCGAACGACCGCGAGACGTTCCTCCCGTTCCACTGGGGCGGCGTCTGGCGCGGCAAGAGCTTAGAGGAGCGCTACCCCGACGGGACGGTACCGTTCGCGCTGGGCGACAGCGTGAACCTCATCACGTCGAAGGGGTACGACGTCGAGACGCAGATGCAGGAGACGAAGGCGGCGATGGTGAAGGTGCGGCCGGCGACGCAGGAACTCGTCGACGAACTCAACATGGGCGTCGACCTGTCGGCGCTGGAGTTCCCGCAGGACCGCGACAACGTCGGGACGCAGAAGGACTTCGACGTCCGCGACTCGAAAACCGTCCAATGA
- a CDS encoding 4Fe-4S dicluster domain-containing protein, protein MSQGVMSVGEDARIFPDVEACIDCGGCVVACKRTWDVPRDEQRISISTMLEGEEAAAGLNAHSAKALRQGQNPGETSVPMQCYHCENAPCVSVCPTDSLFKKENGFVEVRDDLCVGCQYCLSACPFGAPQFPDADEGAAKLFGTGGTMDKCTMCEERQDVGKGPACAEECATDALLVGTAGQIAEELDKRGSASFFNSEAMEIIFGEDAEAF, encoded by the coding sequence ATGTCACAGGGTGTCATGAGCGTCGGCGAGGACGCGCGAATCTTCCCCGACGTGGAGGCGTGTATCGACTGCGGCGGCTGCGTCGTCGCCTGTAAACGGACGTGGGACGTCCCGCGGGACGAACAGCGAATCAGCATCTCGACGATGCTCGAAGGCGAGGAGGCGGCGGCGGGACTCAACGCCCACAGCGCGAAGGCGCTCAGGCAGGGCCAGAACCCCGGCGAGACGAGCGTGCCGATGCAGTGTTACCACTGCGAGAACGCACCGTGCGTCTCGGTCTGCCCGACCGACTCGCTGTTCAAGAAGGAGAACGGGTTCGTCGAGGTCCGCGACGACCTCTGCGTCGGCTGTCAGTACTGCCTGTCGGCGTGTCCGTTCGGCGCGCCGCAGTTCCCCGACGCCGACGAGGGCGCGGCGAAACTGTTCGGCACCGGCGGCACGATGGACAAGTGTACGATGTGCGAGGAACGCCAGGACGTCGGCAAGGGTCCGGCCTGCGCCGAGGAGTGCGCCACCGACGCGCTCCTCGTCGGCACCGCCGGTCAGATAGCCGAGGAACTCGACAAGCGCGGTAGCGCGTCGTTCTTCAACTCGGAGGCGATGGAGATCATCTTCGGCGAAGACGCGGAGGCGTTCTGA